The Synechocystis sp. PCC 7509 genome includes a window with the following:
- a CDS encoding photosystem II manganese-stabilizing polypeptide, which yields MRYRALIIAFLAVFLGLITACSDATMASESRDVLTYDQIRGTGLANKCPQMAETTRGSIALDPNQSYRITEMCLEPTTFFIKEEPVNKRQKAEFIAGKLLTRYTSTIDQVQGKLKLNDDRSLTFVEEDGLDFQAITVQLPGGERVPFLFTIKDLVAQSQPGLTSINTSTDFEGKFKVPSYRGSAFLDPKGRGVTAGYDNAVALPSSADDEELTRANMKQAEVGEGTISLQIAKVDSNTGEIAGTFQSEQPSDTDLGAAEAKEVKIRGLFFARIDTAAL from the coding sequence ATGAGGTATCGCGCTTTAATTATTGCCTTTTTAGCAGTCTTTTTAGGGCTAATAACTGCTTGTAGTGATGCCACTATGGCATCGGAAAGTCGAGATGTACTTACCTATGACCAAATTAGAGGTACAGGTCTTGCCAATAAATGTCCGCAAATGGCAGAGACTACTCGCGGTTCCATTGCTCTCGATCCAAATCAGTCCTATAGAATTACCGAGATGTGCTTGGAACCCACAACTTTTTTTATTAAAGAAGAACCTGTTAACAAACGTCAAAAAGCCGAATTTATTGCCGGAAAATTGTTGACTCGCTATACTTCCACTATTGACCAAGTACAAGGCAAACTCAAGCTAAATGACGATCGCAGTTTGACTTTTGTAGAAGAAGATGGTCTTGACTTCCAAGCAATCACTGTTCAACTACCCGGTGGCGAACGAGTACCGTTTTTGTTTACCATTAAAGACTTAGTTGCCCAGTCACAACCTGGTTTAACTAGCATCAACACTTCTACAGATTTTGAAGGCAAGTTTAAGGTTCCTTCCTACCGAGGTTCGGCGTTTCTCGATCCTAAAGGTCGCGGTGTAACCGCAGGCTACGATAATGCCGTAGCTCTACCTTCTAGCGCCGATGACGAAGAACTTACCCGTGCCAACATGAAGCAAGCTGAAGTTGGTGAAGGCACTATTTCGTTGCAAATTGCCAAAGTAGACAGCAATACCGGAGAAATTGCTGGCACTTTCCAGAGCGAACAGCCCTCAGATACCGATTTGGGAGCCGCCGAAGCTAAAGAAGTTAAAATTCGTGGTTTGTTTTTCGCTCGGATTGATACTGCCGCGCTTTAA
- a CDS encoding RNA polymerase sigma factor SigF produces MVLAYTGSNNEVKQESAALLREYQQTQSANIRNEIVTLNYGLVRKEAYYWTNQCTESYDDLLQVGCLGLIRAIEKFELSKGIAFSSFAIPYIRGEIQHYLRDKGVMVKIPRRWLALQQQAIGVTRQLQQKYNRQPTDTEVVTALNITMAEWQEVKLAWTNRSPLSLDTPAQDGDEDSALLGDTVPDAQYTSFQLAQEDQLRLQEALVQLEQKTHEILKFVFLYDLTQKEVAEHLGISVITVSRRVKQGLASLKKLMLVPED; encoded by the coding sequence ATGGTGTTAGCATATACCGGAAGTAATAATGAAGTTAAGCAAGAGAGCGCGGCTCTGTTACGAGAGTATCAGCAGACCCAATCGGCTAATATTCGCAATGAAATCGTCACGCTGAACTATGGATTGGTAAGAAAAGAAGCTTATTACTGGACGAATCAGTGTACAGAAAGCTATGATGACCTGCTTCAAGTAGGCTGTCTGGGTTTGATTCGCGCCATCGAAAAATTTGAATTATCTAAAGGAATTGCGTTTAGTTCTTTTGCTATCCCCTATATTCGAGGTGAAATCCAACACTATCTGCGCGACAAAGGAGTTATGGTCAAAATTCCTCGGCGCTGGTTAGCATTACAACAGCAGGCGATAGGAGTTACTCGTCAACTACAACAAAAGTACAACCGCCAACCTACAGATACTGAAGTTGTTACGGCTTTGAACATCACTATGGCTGAATGGCAAGAAGTCAAACTTGCTTGGACAAACCGCTCTCCTCTAAGTTTGGACACCCCAGCCCAAGATGGAGATGAAGACTCCGCATTGTTAGGGGACACAGTTCCCGATGCCCAATATACCAGTTTCCAACTAGCCCAAGAAGATCAACTTCGTCTGCAAGAAGCATTAGTTCAATTAGAACAAAAAACTCATGAAATTTTAAAGTTTGTGTTTTTATATGACTTAACGCAAAAAGAAGTTGCTGAACATCTAGGGATTAGTGTCATTACCGTATCGCGTCGCGTCAAGCAAGGACTAGCCTCTTTGAAAAAACTCATGCTTGTTCCCGAAGATTAG
- the psaC gene encoding photosystem I iron-sulfur center protein PsaC, whose translation MSHTVKIYDTCIGCTQCVRACPTDVLEMVPWDGCKAGQIASSPRTEDCVGCKRCETACPTDFLSIRVYLGAETTRSMGLAY comes from the coding sequence ATGTCTCATACAGTCAAAATCTACGATACCTGCATCGGCTGCACCCAATGCGTCCGCGCCTGTCCTACAGACGTTCTAGAGATGGTTCCTTGGGATGGCTGCAAAGCTGGTCAAATTGCCTCATCACCACGTACAGAAGATTGTGTAGGCTGCAAGCGGTGCGAAACTGCTTGTCCTACCGACTTCTTAAGCATCCGGGTTTATCTGGGTGCAGAAACTACGCGCAGCATGGGTCTAGCATATTAA
- a CDS encoding multicopper oxidase family protein, whose product MKKFTRRELLKIGAIASGSLLLPIAFQYRGYGVTAGSPQPTPFKIKLPIPPVLQPVRSDATTDYYEIVMYKNLVSILPGLTTEVWAYNGTAPGSTIVQRQDRQSVVRFINRLDVPTSVHLHGMASLPQYDGYPEDLIYPGYYKDYIYPNSRAATLWYHDHAIHNTARNVYMGLAGMYIVQDKLELDLPLPKGKYDVPLIIQDKIFASSGSLIFNHDNHNGLMGDIILVNGAPWPKMEVSQRKYRFRILNASNSRAYKLTLSTGDDLVVIGSDGGLLGAPVRTKDLRIGMAERYEVIVDFSIYPIGTKIVLQNLSLRNNKDYDGTSQVMRFDVVSQEFENSSIPNTLRPFQPILRTSAIRERRWTFEHRSQMWQINGNTWNKNRIDANPGFDDIEIWNFITNGRDWFHPVHVHLIDFQILERNRQPPLAYERGWKDVVYVGEDDNVQVIAQFRPQKGKYIIHCHNTVHEDHDMMTQFQVGQGGADPMSAPAKSLPATPL is encoded by the coding sequence ATGAAAAAGTTTACTAGACGAGAATTACTAAAAATTGGAGCGATCGCTAGTGGCTCATTGTTGCTGCCCATCGCTTTCCAGTATCGTGGGTATGGTGTAACTGCTGGTAGTCCACAACCTACTCCTTTTAAGATAAAGCTTCCCATTCCTCCGGTGCTGCAACCTGTACGGAGTGATGCCACAACTGACTATTACGAAATTGTGATGTACAAAAACCTGGTTAGTATTTTGCCAGGGCTAACAACAGAAGTTTGGGCTTATAACGGAACTGCCCCTGGTTCGACTATTGTACAGCGTCAAGATCGGCAATCTGTCGTTCGTTTTATCAATCGTTTAGATGTCCCAACATCAGTTCACTTGCATGGGATGGCATCGCTGCCGCAGTACGATGGCTACCCGGAGGATCTTATTTATCCAGGCTACTACAAGGATTATATATATCCCAATAGTCGTGCTGCCACCTTGTGGTATCACGATCACGCAATCCATAACACTGCTCGTAACGTTTATATGGGACTAGCGGGAATGTATATCGTTCAAGACAAACTTGAACTCGATTTGCCTTTACCTAAAGGTAAATATGATGTGCCGCTAATTATTCAAGACAAAATCTTTGCAAGTTCTGGCTCATTGATTTTTAACCATGATAATCACAACGGTTTGATGGGCGATATCATTTTGGTCAACGGTGCGCCGTGGCCCAAGATGGAGGTAAGTCAGCGCAAATATCGTTTTCGGATTTTAAATGCCTCAAATTCCCGTGCTTACAAGTTGACACTTAGTACAGGAGATGACTTAGTTGTAATTGGCAGCGATGGCGGACTGTTGGGCGCGCCAGTGAGAACTAAGGATCTACGGATTGGGATGGCGGAGCGCTATGAGGTGATTGTTGACTTTTCTATCTATCCGATAGGAACCAAAATAGTCCTCCAAAATCTGAGTCTTCGCAATAATAAAGATTACGATGGCACAAGTCAGGTTATGCGCTTTGATGTAGTAAGCCAGGAATTTGAGAATAGTTCTATCCCCAACACTCTACGTCCCTTTCAACCTATTTTGAGAACTTCCGCAATTAGAGAAAGGCGGTGGACTTTCGAGCATCGCAGCCAGATGTGGCAAATTAACGGCAATACATGGAATAAAAACCGGATTGATGCCAATCCAGGTTTTGATGACATTGAGATTTGGAATTTTATTACTAATGGGCGTGACTGGTTTCACCCTGTACACGTTCACTTAATAGATTTTCAAATTTTGGAGCGTAACCGTCAGCCTCCTCTTGCTTATGAACGGGGTTGGAAAGATGTAGTCTATGTGGGTGAAGACGATAATGTCCAAGTTATTGCTCAGTTTAGACCTCAAAAAGGTAAATATATAATTCACTGCCACAATACGGTTCACGAAGACCATGACATGATGACTCAGTTTCAAGTAGGTCAAGGTGGAGCAGATCCCATGTCAGCCCCAGCTAAATCGCTTCCAGCAACACCCTTATAA
- the glmS gene encoding glutamine--fructose-6-phosphate transaminase (isomerizing) yields the protein MCGIVGYIGTQAATQILLSGLEKLEYRGYDSAGIATVLEGELHCVRAKGKLCNLRDKLETIVNPAKIGIGHTRWATHGKPEEYNAHPHMDTSKRVAVVQNGIIENYRELREELKRLGHEFRSDTDTEVIPHLIAQYLQADNSFLEAVRETVNRLKGAFAIAVINADYPDELIVARQQAPLAIGFGQGEFFCASDTPALVAHTRAVLSLENGELARLTPLGVEVYSFAGDRLKKHPRTLNWNPVMVEKQGFRHFMLKEIYEQPGVVRAGLEAYLDAADVINLGLPETLYADIENIQIVACGTSWHASLIGKYLLEQVAGIPTSVQYSSEFRYAPPPIAANTLTIGVTQSGETADTIAALTMEKERRIGLKPAYQPRLLAITNRLDSTISAIANNIIDTHAGIEIGVAATKTFIAQLLAFYLLALDLGTRRQTLSAQRLAEVITGLRQLPAQIELILESQERYIQELAHQFIETHDFIFVGRGVNFPIALEGALKLKEISYIHAEGYPAGELKHGPIALLDAKVPVVAIAIPGSVYEKALSNAQEAKARDSRLIGVVEMDDPQAAETFDDLIPIPKVDELLSPILTVIPLQLLAYHIAARRGLDVDQPRNLAKSVTVE from the coding sequence ATGTGTGGAATCGTTGGCTACATTGGCACTCAAGCAGCTACACAAATTTTACTGTCGGGATTAGAAAAACTAGAGTATCGGGGCTATGATTCGGCGGGAATCGCTACGGTTTTAGAAGGGGAGTTGCATTGCGTCCGCGCCAAAGGTAAGTTATGCAACTTACGGGATAAGTTAGAAACTATCGTTAACCCGGCAAAAATTGGCATTGGACATACTCGCTGGGCAACTCATGGTAAACCCGAAGAATACAACGCCCATCCGCACATGGATACCTCTAAGCGAGTGGCGGTGGTACAAAATGGCATTATCGAAAATTACCGCGAACTGCGGGAAGAATTAAAGCGACTGGGGCATGAATTTCGCTCTGATACCGATACTGAAGTTATCCCCCATCTTATCGCCCAGTATTTGCAAGCAGACAATTCATTTTTAGAGGCGGTAAGAGAAACGGTAAATAGACTTAAAGGGGCTTTTGCGATCGCAGTTATTAACGCTGATTATCCCGATGAACTAATTGTTGCCCGTCAGCAAGCACCTTTAGCGATTGGTTTTGGACAAGGAGAGTTCTTTTGTGCTTCCGATACTCCGGCTTTAGTTGCCCATACTAGAGCCGTATTAAGTTTAGAAAATGGAGAATTAGCAAGACTTACACCCCTTGGAGTAGAAGTATATAGCTTTGCAGGCGATCGCCTTAAAAAACATCCCCGTACTTTAAACTGGAATCCGGTAATGGTGGAAAAGCAAGGCTTTAGGCACTTTATGCTTAAAGAGATATACGAACAACCGGGAGTAGTTAGAGCCGGATTAGAAGCTTATTTAGATGCCGCAGATGTTATAAATTTGGGATTGCCAGAGACACTATACGCAGATATCGAAAATATCCAAATTGTTGCTTGCGGTACTAGCTGGCACGCTAGTTTGATTGGCAAGTATTTATTAGAACAAGTAGCAGGTATTCCCACATCCGTTCAATACTCCTCAGAATTTCGCTATGCGCCACCACCAATAGCCGCTAATACTCTAACTATTGGCGTTACTCAATCGGGAGAAACGGCGGATACAATCGCTGCTTTGACTATGGAAAAAGAGCGAAGAATTGGTTTAAAACCAGCTTATCAGCCGCGTCTACTTGCCATTACTAACCGCTTGGATAGTACGATAAGTGCGATCGCTAATAACATTATCGATACTCATGCAGGCATTGAAATCGGCGTTGCAGCAACTAAAACCTTTATCGCTCAACTATTAGCTTTTTACTTATTGGCGTTAGATTTAGGCACTCGCCGCCAAACGCTATCGGCGCAAAGACTGGCAGAAGTTATTACGGGTTTGCGTCAGTTACCCGCGCAAATCGAGCTTATTTTAGAAAGTCAAGAGCGGTATATTCAAGAATTGGCGCACCAGTTTATAGAAACCCATGACTTTATATTTGTAGGCCGGGGGGTAAATTTTCCGATCGCTTTAGAAGGAGCATTAAAGCTGAAAGAAATTAGTTATATTCACGCCGAAGGCTACCCGGCGGGAGAGTTGAAACACGGGCCCATAGCGCTATTAGATGCCAAAGTTCCAGTAGTTGCGATCGCAATTCCTGGTAGCGTTTATGAAAAAGCTTTATCTAACGCCCAAGAAGCTAAAGCCCGCGATTCTCGGTTAATTGGCGTAGTAGAAATGGACGATCCACAAGCGGCGGAGACTTTCGACGATTTGATTCCTATCCCCAAAGTAGACGAGTTACTCTCCCCGATTTTGACAGTAATTCCTTTACAACTATTGGCTTACCACATTGCAGCGCGGCGGGGATTGGATGTAGATCAGCCGCGAAACTTAGCAAAATCTGTGACGGTAGAGTAG
- a CDS encoding class I SAM-dependent methyltransferase, translating into MHQNNPKYGADAYSLDQRKSWYNPVAEAYNRVRPRYPEALISRVIELTQLPPNSTILELGCGPGNATVAFAQQGYDMLCIEPSEATCQLAKQNCAAYSQVKIKNITFEEWELETERFNAVLAANSIHWITSEIAYSKAAAALQNDGYLILLWNMLAQPAYEIWRFLYPAYEKYAPALGKYEDKAHQTQRLKEFGQRVIDSGHFGDLVSEQMEWEVNYSIDDYLLILSTYSTYIELKPQQRADLFASLQEILEQDGTNNVQVSYLSAFHIAQKTL; encoded by the coding sequence ATGCACCAAAATAACCCTAAGTATGGCGCTGATGCCTACTCTCTAGACCAACGAAAAAGCTGGTACAATCCCGTAGCAGAGGCTTACAACCGCGTTAGACCTCGTTATCCTGAAGCGTTAATTAGTCGGGTAATAGAATTAACCCAACTTCCCCCAAATTCAACAATTCTCGAACTAGGCTGCGGCCCCGGAAACGCTACGGTTGCCTTTGCTCAACAAGGTTACGATATGCTCTGTATTGAGCCAAGCGAAGCGACTTGCCAATTGGCTAAACAAAACTGCGCCGCTTATTCACAGGTAAAAATTAAAAACATTACCTTTGAGGAATGGGAACTTGAGACGGAAAGATTTAACGCTGTTTTGGCTGCAAATTCTATTCATTGGATTACCTCAGAAATTGCTTACTCAAAAGCGGCGGCGGCTTTGCAAAATGATGGTTATCTAATTTTGTTATGGAATATGTTGGCTCAACCTGCCTATGAAATTTGGCGATTTCTGTATCCGGCTTACGAAAAATATGCGCCAGCTTTAGGGAAATATGAAGACAAAGCACATCAAACCCAAAGGCTGAAAGAGTTTGGACAGCGTGTTATTGATTCCGGTCATTTTGGCGACTTAGTGTCCGAACAAATGGAATGGGAAGTAAATTACAGCATTGATGATTATTTGCTAATCCTAAGCACTTATTCGACTTATATAGAGCTAAAACCACAGCAAAGAGCCGATTTATTTGCTTCATTGCAGGAAATATTAGAGCAAGACGGTACAAACAACGTGCAAGTTTCTTATCTCTCGGCTTTTCATATTGCCCAAAAAACGCTCTAG
- a CDS encoding leucyl aminopeptidase, with protein MEIRAVDTPLLDWAGDAIALGLFEDTLEQSEELTQLDAKFAGVLKEVIAETEFKGKDGSSVVTRVGGSSSVRKVLLVGLGKPDKLKLDNWRRCAAAIAKLAKKEKCQTVGISLPIWNNEPGATAGAISEGIELALHQDRRFKSEPEENSFNLERVDLIGFSGQENAISRAQQICSGVILARQLVTAPANTVTPMSMAQTAEEIASTHGLQVEILEREECEQLGMGAFLGVAQASEMPPKFIHLTYKPEGTPKRKLAIIGKGVTFDSGGLNIKGAGSGIETMKMDMGGAAATLGAAKAISQLKPDVEVHFISAVTENMISGRAIHPGDILTASNGKTIEVNNTDAEGRLTLADALVFTEKLGVDAIVDLATLTGACVIALGDDIAGLWSSDDELANQLVQGADKAGEKIWRMPMEEKYFEGLKSSIADMKNTGPRPGGSITAALFLQQFVKETPWAHIDIAGPVWTDKENGYNSPGATGYGVRTLVSWVMS; from the coding sequence ATGGAAATTCGAGCCGTTGATACACCACTATTAGATTGGGCTGGAGACGCGATCGCACTGGGTTTATTTGAAGATACTCTAGAACAATCAGAGGAGTTGACCCAGTTAGATGCAAAATTTGCTGGTGTGTTGAAAGAAGTAATTGCCGAGACGGAATTTAAAGGCAAAGATGGCAGTAGTGTTGTAACTAGAGTCGGTGGTAGTAGTTCGGTGCGTAAAGTGCTGTTAGTAGGACTTGGCAAACCCGATAAACTAAAACTAGACAACTGGCGGCGGTGCGCTGCGGCGATCGCTAAACTAGCTAAAAAAGAAAAGTGTCAAACTGTAGGGATTAGTTTACCGATTTGGAACAACGAGCCAGGCGCAACCGCCGGAGCAATTTCTGAAGGTATTGAGCTTGCATTGCACCAAGATCGGCGCTTTAAGTCAGAACCAGAGGAAAATAGTTTTAATTTAGAACGAGTAGATTTAATTGGGTTCTCAGGACAAGAAAACGCCATTTCCCGCGCCCAGCAAATTTGTTCGGGAGTGATTTTGGCCCGTCAACTGGTAACTGCTCCAGCGAATACTGTAACCCCTATGAGTATGGCGCAAACGGCGGAAGAAATCGCTTCTACTCACGGTTTGCAAGTAGAAATTCTCGAACGTGAAGAATGCGAACAGTTAGGAATGGGGGCTTTTTTAGGGGTTGCTCAAGCGTCAGAAATGCCCCCGAAATTTATTCACCTCACCTATAAGCCCGAAGGAACGCCCAAAAGAAAACTAGCAATTATTGGTAAAGGCGTAACCTTCGATTCTGGCGGTCTGAACATCAAAGGTGCAGGTAGCGGCATCGAAACTATGAAAATGGATATGGGCGGCGCGGCGGCGACTCTAGGGGCTGCTAAAGCTATTTCTCAACTCAAGCCGGATGTAGAAGTTCATTTTATTAGCGCCGTAACCGAAAATATGATTAGCGGTCGTGCTATTCACCCCGGAGACATTCTCACCGCTTCTAATGGGAAAACTATTGAGGTTAATAATACCGATGCTGAAGGGCGGCTAACGTTAGCTGATGCGCTGGTGTTTACGGAAAAATTGGGTGTAGATGCGATCGTAGATTTGGCTACCCTTACAGGCGCTTGCGTGATTGCCCTAGGCGATGATATTGCGGGTTTATGGAGTAGTGATGATGAATTAGCAAATCAACTGGTGCAAGGAGCGGACAAAGCAGGAGAAAAAATTTGGCGAATGCCGATGGAAGAAAAGTATTTTGAAGGCTTGAAGTCTTCCATTGCTGACATGAAAAATACCGGACCTCGTCCTGGTGGCTCAATTACCGCAGCTTTATTTTTGCAGCAGTTTGTTAAAGAAACTCCTTGGGCGCACATTGATATTGCGGGGCCCGTTTGGACAGATAAGGAAAATGGTTACAACAGCCCTGGTGCTACAGGCTACGGAGTACGGACTTTAGTTAGTTGGGTAATGAGTTAG
- a CDS encoding amidase family protein, which produces MQEVYYLVEGNLPEGYPSPESTRNLQSRAYYYEELIKGYNDDEIKSFVDLLEIIPEDNENYEYVKAIADAIAAGEAKPWEELPEVAQALEAIAKLRTEEYADFMVDQGIDAFVFPTLNYLAPPQEEEEASEVYELYGSLPGRFEANILGVPGITVPMGYSEEGIPMSLEFMGNYFGEAEIISYAYDYEAATRFHKPPALLSPLPGEQFSFVPVPEPPATPVLILFGLGAFALKQKRRGKTNLSK; this is translated from the coding sequence TTGCAAGAGGTCTATTATCTAGTTGAAGGCAATCTTCCCGAAGGCTATCCTTCCCCGGAAAGTACGCGGAACTTGCAAAGTAGGGCGTACTACTATGAGGAACTCATCAAAGGGTACAACGACGACGAGATTAAATCTTTTGTCGATCTGCTGGAAATTATCCCTGAAGATAACGAAAACTACGAGTATGTCAAAGCAATTGCCGATGCGATCGCCGCCGGGGAAGCTAAACCTTGGGAAGAACTCCCGGAAGTTGCTCAAGCATTAGAAGCAATCGCCAAATTGCGGACAGAAGAATACGCAGATTTCATGGTAGACCAAGGGATTGACGCTTTTGTGTTTCCGACATTAAACTATCTTGCTCCACCCCAAGAAGAGGAAGAAGCTAGCGAAGTATACGAACTATATGGCAGCCTTCCTGGACGATTTGAGGCAAATATCCTGGGAGTTCCAGGTATTACAGTGCCAATGGGTTACTCCGAAGAAGGCATCCCCATGTCTCTAGAGTTTATGGGTAACTATTTTGGCGAGGCAGAGATTATTAGTTATGCCTACGACTACGAAGCGGCGACCAGGTTTCACAAACCACCTGCACTTTTGTCGCCTCTACCAGGAGAGCAGTTTAGTTTTGTTCCTGTCCCTGAACCTCCAGCAACACCTGTTTTAATTTTGTTTGGCTTAGGTGCTTTTGCTCTCAAGCAAAAACGCCGAGGTAAAACAAATTTATCTAAGTAA
- a CDS encoding IS5 family transposase (programmed frameshift): MTYKKVKKLKAEEFKRLTGVHFDTFNQMVEIVKEAEKSRKKTGRPPKLKVEDQILMVLEYLREYRTFFHLGATWGINESTAYRIIQKIENILIKAPQLRLPGKKRLIDDDYQLETVVIDVSETPIERPKKKQKSYYSGKKKRHTLKAQVVIDQRNGEILCTYYGKGSEHDFKLYKRSKIRIKKEVKCLADKGYQGIKKHHHFSQIPKKKPRKDKLSVAEKKENRELAKERIIIENVFAHLKRFRILQGRYRNRRKRFGLRFNLIASIYNYELNLNANQS, translated from the exons GTGACTTATAAAAAGGTAAAAAAATTAAAGGCGGAAGAATTTAAACGTTTGACTGGAGTGCATTTTGACACTTTTAATCAAATGGTAGAAATAGTCAAGGAAGCGGAAAAATCAAGGAAGAAAACTGGCAGACCGCCAAAACTAAAGGTAGAAGACCAAATCTTAATGGTCTTAGAATATTTACGAGAGTACCGAACTTTTTTTCATTTAGGTGCTACTTGGGGAATAAACGAATCTACAGCCTACCGAATTATTCAAAAAATAGAAAATATTTTAATTAAAGCTCCTCAACTAAGACTACCAGGGAAAAAGAGATTGATTGACGATGATTATCAGCTAGAAACGGTAGTAATAGATGTAAGTGAGACCCCCATAGAAAGACCTAAAAAAA AACAAAAGAGCTATTATAGTGGCAAGAAAAAAAGACATACGTTGAAAGCCCAAGTAGTTATCGATCAAAGAAATGGAGAAATACTGTGTACGTACTATGGCAAGGGTTCTGAACATGATTTCAAGTTATATAAAAGAAGCAAAATCAGGATTAAAAAAGAGGTTAAATGTTTAGCAGATAAGGGATATCAAGGAATTAAAAAGCATCATCATTTTAGTCAAATACCTAAAAAGAAGCCAAGAAAAGATAAGCTTTCTGTAGCCGAGAAAAAAGAGAATAGAGAACTAGCAAAAGAGAGAATAATTATTGAAAATGTTTTTGCCCATTTGAAAAGATTTAGGATTTTACAAGGGCGATATAGAAACAGAAGGAAACGATTTGGATTAAGGTTTAATTTAATAGCTTCTATTTATAATTATGAGCTTAACTTAAACGCAAATCAATCTTAA
- a CDS encoding amidase family protein translates to MSQVWKQKVLFATPCLIWGLIPGIADAATFSLQEATIADVNAAFDAGALTSSTLTQLYLNRIDAYDRAGPKLNSVAYINPNALTEAAKLDALRQEGTILGPLHGIPVLIKDSYNVAGLPTSNGVEALKSLIATDDAFAVKQLREAGAIVLGKANMSTWAFSYDGISEAYGTVINPYAPDRTPGGSSSGSGVSVASSFAMLAMGGETGGSIRVPSTHDALVGLKPSAGLISVDGIWPLTTERDVIGPMAKSVADVAASMDALVAYDPNNIWNPYIPDIPRPDSYTDSLDDNSLQGKVLALPRPYIGKGDPAKGESFPLDPQIASAFEQAKSVLSAQGATLIEVDIPAHETWFID, encoded by the coding sequence TTGAGCCAAGTCTGGAAACAAAAAGTGCTGTTTGCCACTCCATGCTTAATTTGGGGACTTATCCCTGGTATTGCCGACGCAGCAACATTCTCCTTACAAGAAGCAACTATTGCCGATGTTAACGCCGCCTTTGATGCGGGTGCATTAACCAGTAGTACCTTAACGCAACTATACCTAAATAGAATTGATGCCTACGATCGCGCCGGCCCAAAGTTAAATTCCGTTGCTTACATCAATCCTAACGCTCTAACAGAAGCCGCCAAGCTAGATGCGCTTAGACAGGAAGGGACTATTCTTGGACCCCTGCATGGGATTCCAGTATTAATCAAAGACTCTTACAACGTTGCTGGATTGCCTACAAGTAATGGAGTTGAAGCGCTCAAGTCACTAATTGCTACAGACGATGCCTTTGCGGTCAAACAGCTTCGAGAAGCTGGTGCGATCGTTTTAGGCAAAGCCAACATGAGTACCTGGGCTTTTTCCTACGACGGTATCAGCGAAGCTTACGGGACAGTAATTAACCCCTACGCGCCGGATCGCACCCCCGGTGGCTCTAGTAGCGGTTCTGGGGTGTCTGTAGCCTCTAGCTTTGCAATGTTGGCAATGGGGGGAGAAACTGGTGGCTCAATCCGCGTACCTAGTACACACGATGCGCTAGTTGGACTTAAACCGAGTGCGGGGCTAATTTCCGTCGATGGTATATGGCCGCTAACCACCGAACGGGATGTAATTGGTCCTATGGCTAAGTCCGTTGCCGATGTGGCGGCAAGCATGGATGCCCTAGTTGCCTACGATCCAAATAATATCTGGAATCCGTACATTCCTGATATTCCTCGCCCCGATTCTTATACTGATTCCTTAGATGATAATTCGCTGCAAGGCAAAGTTTTGGCACTACCGCGACCTTATATTGGTAAAGGCGACCCGGCTAAAGGTGAGAGCTTTCCCCTCGACCCACAGATTGCCTCCGCCTTCGAGCAAGCGAAAAGTGTATTGTCAGCTCAAGGAGCAACTTTAATCGAGGTTGATATTCCCGCTCACGAAACTTGGTTTATCGATTAG
- a CDS encoding YbaY family lipoprotein has translation MFINVVVLTANAIAMNLAKVTGTLSYPRFSPALGSEATIYITLVDVSPRQDSSGDIIVRLTIVKPTPSPIYFELKYNPAQIDRQHTYAIQARITERGKVIFTNNSPYPVITGGNPHKVDIVLTPKQLP, from the coding sequence ATGTTTATCAACGTTGTTGTTTTAACAGCAAATGCGATCGCCATGAATTTAGCTAAAGTGACGGGAACTTTAAGCTATCCACGATTCTCTCCAGCTCTGGGGAGTGAAGCCACTATTTACATAACTTTAGTAGATGTATCGCCTCGTCAAGATAGTTCTGGAGATATTATCGTTAGACTTACGATTGTCAAGCCCACGCCATCGCCAATTTATTTTGAACTAAAATATAATCCAGCCCAAATTGATCGCCAACATACCTACGCAATTCAAGCCCGAATCACCGAACGGGGTAAAGTTATATTTACCAACAATTCACCCTATCCAGTAATTACAGGCGGAAATCCTCACAAAGTTGATATAGTTTTGACTCCTAAGCAATTGCCCTAA